One segment of Anguilla anguilla isolate fAngAng1 chromosome 1, fAngAng1.pri, whole genome shotgun sequence DNA contains the following:
- the LOC118206522 gene encoding tetratricopeptide repeat protein 24, with protein sequence MASDGSSTQQCRKKKKKNSSSKKVDEAPEVLEIQADIEGLTASGNSALLRGDCTEALGFFKKAFKASLELQETRVQRACAFNVGAAYVEAGKPQKGLDFLKRAQPGERGERVADLQFNLGAAHEALKEPAHAAAHYLQAAQLYRSQGEGGSEGDACMKLARCHLLAQDWTQAAQSLQRAGESYRVAGKLESAAVALKEAGDHMLQSDDFTEDDVIAVLTECLELTVSVKDEDTAGKLYNDLGLSFSQLQLFPEAAECFERALPLARTEPQRRAVVLQNLGAIHNTLAQYQQALGYHREAAALHGSQGSRGAQGQCFSNLAFALSQLGEHEEAGENYLHALQAFKDTDDHEGQWQACEGLGSAKLRVGDPEKATVYYKQALGLLCKCKDFPSVAQERLVNRLSDALQYKLSLQSRLSHGKAPAAALPHRRLYESKPFFRRVPQDRHAPQGVAGINGARPSVLPRTLQRLDFNHQPGAELSNGLKEKGGSQGGVALAPEQGAEQRSAASQKKDGDSDNAAEVMTESDSQFRDPHSEQPNYQTALPEANRNLNNTYLQPEPHYQNQALSETLGLSPHTEHLYETIKQRTTVISDPPLAQSSELSLTERTGSEEATPLYRKWRSRVCAVM encoded by the exons ATGGCCTCTGATGGGTCCTCGACCCAGCAGTGccggaagaagaagaagaagaatagtAGTTCAAAGAAGGTGGACGAGGCTCCAGAGGTATTGGAGATTCAGGCAGATATTGAGGGTTTGACTGCCTCTGGAAACAGTGCTCTGCTCAGGGGAGACTGCACAGAAGCCCTTGGCTTCTTCAAGAAGGCCTTCAAAGCCTCACTTGAG CTGCAGGAGACCCGAGTCCAGCGAGCCTGTGCCTTTAATGTGGGTGCGGCCTACGTGGAGGCAGGCAAGCCTCAGAAGGGGCTGGACTTCCTGAAGCGAGCCCAGCCTGGCGAGAGGGGCGAGCGAGTGGCGGACCTTCAGTTCAACCTGGGCGCCGCCCACGAGGCTCTGAAAGAGCCGGCGCACGCGGCAGCACATTACCTGCAGGCCGCCCAGCTGTACCGCTCCCAAGGAGAGGGGGGCAGTGAAGGTGACGCCTGCATGAAGCTGGCCCGCTGCCACCTGCTCGCCCAG GACTGGACCCAGGCAGCTCAGAGTTTGCAGCGGGCTGGGGAGAGCTACAGGGTGGCAGGCAAGCTGGAGTCTGCAGCTGTGGCTCTGAAGGAGGCTGGAGATCACATGCTCCAGAGCGATGATTTCACAGAGGACGACGTTATTGCTGTGCTCACAGAGTGTCTGGAGCTGACTGTTAGTGTCAAGGATGAAGACACAGCGG GCAAGCTGTACAATGACTTGGGCCTGAGCTTCTCCCAGCTGCAGCTGTTCCCCGAGGCTGCGGAGTGTTTCGAGCGAGCCCTGCCGCTGGCCCGGACCGAGCCTCAGAGGCGGGCCGTGGTTCTGCAGAACCTGGGCGCGATCCACAACACGCTGGCCCAGTACCAGCAGGCCCTGGGTTACCACAGAGAGGCCGCAGCCCTGCATG gatcCCAGGGCAGTCGCGgtgctcagggtcagtgcttCAGTAACCTGGCGTTTGCCCTCAGTCAGCTTGGCGAGCACGAGGAGGCGGGCGAGAACTATCTTCATGCCCTGCAGGCCTTCAAAGACACAG ACGACCACGAGGGGCAGTGGCAGGCCTGTGAAGGGCTCGGATCAGCTAAGCTGCGAGTGGGTGACCCCGAGAAAGCCACCGTGTACTACAAACAGGCCCTGGGGCTGCTGTGCAAGTGCAAA GACTTCCCCAGCGTGGCCCAGGAGCGGCTGGTGAACAGGCTGAGCGACGCCCTGCAGTACAAGCTGTCCCTGCAGAGCCGCCTGTCCCATGGAAAAGCACCGGCCGCTGCCCTGCCGCAC AGGCGTCTTTACGAAAGCAAGCCCTTTTTCAGGCGAGTCCCTCAAGACAGGCATGCACCACAGGG GGTCGCTGGCATTAACGGCGCCAGGCCCTCTGTACTCCCCCGCACACTCCAGAGGCTGGATTTCAACCACCAGCCCGGCGCGGAGCTCTCTAATGGTCTGAAGGAGAAGGGCGGGTCCCAGG GGGGAGTGGCTCTCGCCCCAgagcagggggcggagcagagGAGCGCAGCGTCCCAAAAAAAGGATGGTGACAGTGATAACGCAGCTGAAGTGATGACAGAGTCGGACTCACAGTTCCGTGACCCTCACTCTGAGCAGCCCAACTATCAGACTGCACTGCCAGAGGCCAACAG GAATCTGAACAACACCTACCTGCAGCCAGAGCCCCATTACCAGAACCAGGCTCTGTCAGAGACCCTGGGACTCTCCCCGCACA